Proteins encoded within one genomic window of Bacillus sp. F19:
- a CDS encoding fumarate hydratase, with protein sequence MEKFYQSMYELIVETSTNLPKDVRRAILKAKMKENAGTRAALSLATISENIKMADENVSPICQDTGLPTFKLKVPVGANQLQMKEEIKRAIAQATKDGKLRPNSVDSLTGENSGDNLGYGTPVIKFEQWEKDYIDARLILKGGGCENKNIQYSLPCELDGLGKAGRDLDGIRKCILHSVYQAQGQGCSAGFIGVGIGGDRTSGYELAKEQLFRSSEDINPNPDLQKLEEYIVEKANQLGIGTMGFGGEATLLGCKVGVMNRIPASFFVSVAYNCWAYRRLGVNIDAASGEIQNWLYQEGEMPNLNNADQTDEAPQASREVVLEAPITEEKIRELKVGDVVHINGMMYTGRDAIHKYLSDNDAPVDLDGQIIYHCGPVMLKDEDGNWHVKAAGPTTSIREEPYQGDIMKKFGIRAVIGKGGMGPKTLKALNEHGGVYLNAIGGAAQYYADCIKSVEGVDLMQFGIPEAMWHLKVEGFTAVVTMDSHGNSLHADVDQSSLEKLSQFKEPVFS encoded by the coding sequence CATGTACGAATTAATTGTCGAGACATCTACAAACCTTCCTAAGGATGTCCGCCGTGCAATTTTGAAAGCAAAAATGAAAGAGAATGCTGGTACGCGTGCTGCATTGTCTCTTGCGACTATATCTGAAAATATCAAAATGGCTGATGAAAATGTATCGCCAATTTGTCAGGATACGGGTCTTCCGACTTTCAAACTGAAGGTTCCCGTTGGTGCTAATCAGCTTCAAATGAAAGAAGAGATCAAACGCGCCATTGCTCAAGCGACAAAAGACGGAAAGCTTCGTCCAAACTCAGTTGATTCGTTAACCGGTGAGAACAGCGGAGATAATCTTGGATACGGCACACCCGTCATTAAATTTGAGCAATGGGAAAAAGACTATATTGATGCCCGTTTAATTTTAAAAGGCGGCGGCTGTGAAAATAAAAATATTCAATACAGTCTTCCATGCGAGCTTGATGGACTTGGAAAAGCTGGCCGGGACTTGGACGGCATCCGCAAATGCATTCTGCATTCTGTTTATCAGGCACAAGGACAAGGCTGCAGCGCAGGGTTCATTGGAGTGGGAATTGGAGGAGACCGCACTTCCGGGTATGAACTTGCAAAAGAACAGCTTTTCAGAAGTTCAGAAGATATCAATCCAAACCCGGATCTTCAAAAGCTTGAAGAGTACATTGTGGAAAAAGCCAATCAGCTCGGAATCGGTACAATGGGCTTTGGCGGGGAAGCTACTCTGTTAGGGTGCAAGGTTGGAGTGATGAACCGGATTCCTGCTAGTTTCTTTGTATCTGTTGCATATAATTGCTGGGCATATCGCCGTTTAGGGGTAAACATTGATGCAGCAAGCGGTGAAATTCAAAATTGGCTGTACCAAGAGGGTGAGATGCCAAACTTGAATAATGCAGATCAAACGGATGAAGCACCTCAAGCTTCACGTGAAGTTGTTCTGGAAGCGCCAATTACAGAAGAAAAAATCCGTGAATTAAAAGTTGGGGATGTTGTTCATATCAATGGAATGATGTACACGGGCCGCGATGCGATTCACAAATACTTATCTGACAATGACGCCCCGGTCGATCTTGACGGTCAAATTATCTACCATTGCGGTCCAGTTATGCTGAAGGATGAAGATGGGAATTGGCACGTGAAGGCTGCCGGGCCGACAACAAGTATTCGTGAGGAGCCTTATCAGGGCGATATCATGAAAAAATTCGGTATTCGCGCGGTCATTGGAAAAGGAGGTATGGGGCCAAAAACGCTGAAAGCCCTTAATGAACATGGCGGAGTCTATCTGAATGCAATTGGCGGAGCCGCACAATACTATGCAGATTGCATTAAATCAGTTGAAGGCGTAGATCTTATGCAGTTCGGCATTCCAGAAGCGATGTGGCACCTGAAGGTTGAAGGATTTACCGCGGTAGTCACAATGGACTCACACGGCAACAGCCTGCATGCAGATGTTGATCAGTCCTCTCTTGAAAAGCTTTCACAATTCAAAGAACCTGTTTTCAGTTAA
- the pdaA gene encoding delta-lactam-biosynthetic de-N-acetylase, translated as MKYCCAILSVLLFLSFGIHEAKASVSNQPINWGFEKSKNHKSVNPGLPLEKLLNKYDSFFMGDPTQKYIYLTFDNGYENGYTGRVLDVLKKRKVPAAFFVTGHYLLDQPELVKRMADEGHIVGNHSWHHPDLTKVSDERFKKELDSVRLKTEQLTGYHGINYLRPPRGVFSERVLSLSRELGYQPVFWSLAFVDWHTNAQKGWRYSYDQIMAQIHPGCILLLHTVSKDNAEALDRAIEDLTKQGYIFKSLDDLMIDRTFHQPFFYSL; from the coding sequence TTGAAATACTGTTGCGCTATTTTAAGTGTTCTGCTGTTTTTATCATTCGGAATACATGAAGCAAAAGCGTCTGTCTCTAACCAGCCGATCAACTGGGGCTTTGAAAAAAGCAAAAATCACAAATCAGTAAATCCTGGTTTGCCGCTCGAGAAGCTGCTGAATAAGTATGATTCTTTTTTTATGGGTGACCCGACTCAAAAATATATTTACTTAACATTTGATAATGGTTACGAAAACGGCTATACGGGAAGAGTCCTTGATGTGCTGAAAAAAAGAAAAGTACCCGCCGCTTTTTTTGTAACAGGTCATTATTTGCTCGATCAGCCGGAGCTTGTCAAGCGCATGGCAGATGAAGGCCATATTGTTGGTAACCATTCATGGCATCACCCGGACTTAACAAAAGTCAGTGATGAACGATTTAAGAAAGAGCTGGACTCGGTAAGACTGAAAACAGAGCAGTTAACAGGCTACCATGGCATCAATTATTTGCGCCCGCCAAGAGGTGTTTTCAGTGAAAGGGTTCTGTCTTTATCAAGAGAACTTGGCTATCAGCCTGTATTCTGGTCGCTTGCCTTCGTCGACTGGCATACGAATGCACAAAAAGGCTGGAGATACTCATATGATCAAATCATGGCTCAAATTCACCCAGGCTGTATTCTATTGCTGCATACTGTCTCTAAAGATAATGCAGAAGCTCTTGACCGTGCGATAGAAGATTTAACAAAACAAGGCTATATCTTTAAAAGCCTTGATGATCTGATGATTGACCGAACATTTCACCAGCCATTCTTTTACTCCCTTTGA
- a CDS encoding DNA-3-methyladenine glycosylase, which yields MWEERIRIEPPYDFDRMLDRLSMDPLHHVRLVKREVSIPLRNQNNDPFVVTVKGLGTKTAPEFLLSGKSDKDYAIKETMRIFQWNVSLVDVQTHFRSSNIAEIFEAHDGTPIVLEFSLYGCLMKCIIHQQLNLKFAHTLTERFVHTFGEQIDGVWFYPAPEKVAELDYSDLRELQFSGRKAEYVIDTSKLIAEGKINLEELQNMEDADILKELVKIRGVGPWTVQNLLLFGLGRPNLFPFADIGIQNALKKHFQLERKPTFEEMEILSKEWSPYLSYASLYLWRSIE from the coding sequence ATGTGGGAAGAACGTATACGAATAGAACCTCCATATGATTTTGACCGTATGCTTGATCGTTTATCCATGGATCCGCTTCATCATGTCAGATTAGTGAAGCGTGAGGTTTCCATTCCTCTCCGAAACCAGAACAACGATCCTTTTGTTGTAACCGTAAAAGGACTGGGTACTAAAACGGCTCCTGAGTTTCTCTTAAGTGGGAAATCAGACAAAGACTATGCGATAAAAGAAACAATGCGCATTTTTCAATGGAATGTATCTTTAGTTGATGTTCAAACACATTTTCGTTCTTCAAACATTGCAGAAATATTCGAAGCGCATGACGGGACGCCGATTGTCCTTGAATTTAGTCTTTACGGCTGTCTGATGAAGTGCATTATTCATCAGCAGCTCAATCTGAAATTCGCCCATACACTGACAGAGCGTTTTGTTCATACATTTGGTGAGCAGATTGATGGTGTATGGTTTTACCCTGCTCCTGAAAAAGTGGCGGAACTTGATTACAGTGATTTAAGGGAGCTTCAGTTCAGCGGCCGCAAAGCAGAGTATGTGATTGATACATCAAAGCTTATAGCTGAAGGCAAAATAAATCTTGAAGAACTTCAGAATATGGAAGATGCAGATATTCTTAAGGAGCTTGTAAAAATACGCGGTGTAGGTCCCTGGACCGTCCAGAATCTGCTTTTATTCGGTCTCGGTCGTCCAAACCTTTTTCCGTTTGCAGATATAGGTATACAAAATGCATTAAAAAAGCATTTTCAGCTTGAACGGAAACCAACCTTTGAAGAAATGGAGATACTAAGCAAAGAGTGGTCACCTTATTTAAGCTATGCATCTCTTTATTTATGGAGAAGCATTGAATAG
- the rlmD gene encoding 23S rRNA (uracil(1939)-C(5))-methyltransferase RlmD, with the protein MKTNQKNIGITLEKGQTFPLTIKRLGINGEGVGYFKKQVVFVPGALPNEEVVVEATNIGQKFAEGKIKKIRKASPHRVDAPCPIYHECGGCQLQHFSYEQQLKEKRDIIVQAMERYSGLDLSKVEIRQTIGMDDPWNYRNKSQFQTGLRNGKVIAGLYSKNSHHLVNIDHCIVQHEATNKATQTVKQILQDLKVSIYDERKRKGIVRTIVSRIGFTSGEVQIVLITSQENLPRKELIVSEIQKRLPEVKSIMQNVNGEKTSLIFGEKTIHLEGEEVIQEKLGDLSFELSARAFFQLNPVQTVKLYNEVKKAAQLTGSEKVVDAYCGVGTIGMWLSEGAKEIRGMDTIADSIIDAKKNAKKHGVKNATYVKGTAEHWLPKWLGEGWRPDVVVVDPPRTGCDSKLLGAILKVKPEKFVYVSCNPSTLAKDIQTLSKVYKVKHIQPVDMFPHTAHVESVTLLEKK; encoded by the coding sequence ATGAAGACCAATCAGAAAAACATCGGAATTACCCTTGAAAAAGGACAGACTTTTCCTCTCACAATAAAAAGACTCGGCATTAACGGAGAAGGGGTAGGCTACTTTAAAAAACAAGTCGTTTTTGTGCCAGGCGCCCTTCCGAACGAGGAAGTTGTGGTAGAAGCAACGAACATCGGACAGAAATTTGCAGAAGGCAAGATCAAGAAAATCAGAAAGGCATCCCCTCACAGAGTAGATGCGCCGTGTCCGATTTATCATGAGTGCGGGGGCTGCCAGCTTCAGCATTTTTCCTATGAACAGCAATTAAAAGAAAAGAGAGACATTATTGTTCAGGCGATGGAGCGGTATTCAGGGCTTGATTTAAGTAAAGTTGAAATCAGACAAACAATCGGCATGGATGATCCATGGAATTACCGGAATAAAAGCCAGTTCCAGACTGGTTTACGAAACGGCAAAGTCATTGCCGGCCTTTACAGCAAAAATTCACATCATCTTGTAAATATTGATCACTGTATTGTACAGCATGAAGCAACAAATAAAGCGACTCAAACAGTAAAGCAGATTTTGCAGGATTTGAAGGTATCAATTTATGATGAACGTAAGCGCAAAGGAATCGTACGTACGATTGTCAGCAGAATTGGCTTTACAAGCGGTGAGGTACAGATTGTCCTGATCACATCACAAGAGAACCTTCCGCGCAAAGAACTGATTGTAAGTGAAATTCAAAAGCGCCTTCCTGAAGTGAAATCCATTATGCAGAATGTAAACGGCGAAAAAACGTCTTTGATCTTCGGAGAGAAAACCATTCACTTAGAAGGCGAAGAAGTGATTCAAGAGAAATTGGGCGATCTTTCGTTTGAATTATCAGCACGTGCCTTTTTTCAATTAAATCCTGTTCAGACAGTCAAGCTGTACAATGAAGTTAAAAAAGCGGCACAGCTTACAGGTTCTGAAAAAGTAGTTGATGCATATTGCGGAGTCGGCACCATCGGCATGTGGCTTTCTGAAGGTGCGAAGGAAATCAGAGGGATGGATACAATCGCGGACTCCATTATAGATGCGAAGAAAAATGCAAAGAAGCATGGAGTTAAAAATGCAACTTATGTAAAAGGAACGGCTGAGCACTGGCTGCCTAAATGGCTTGGGGAAGGGTGGCGTCCTGATGTTGTGGTAGTGGACCCGCCGCGTACTGGCTGTGATTCAAAATTATTAGGCGCGATCTTAAAGGTTAAACCGGAGAAATTCGTCTATGTATCATGCAACCCATCAACACTTGCAAAAGATATTCAAACACTTTCAAAAGTGTATAAAGTGAAGCACATTCAGCCTGTAGACATGTTCCCGCATACAGCACATGTGGAAAGTGTCACATTGCTAGAAAAGAAATAA
- a CDS encoding DEAD/DEAH box helicase: MNDTWSLLTEAKPFLQEAWKKAAYTNPTAIQEKAIPMILDGRDVIAESPTGTGKTLAYLLPLLERINSESKGVQALIMASSRELVMQIHQEIQKWSEGSGILGASFIGGANVKRQQEKLKKRPQIIVGTPGRVSELIKQKKIKMHEVKTIVLDEGDQLLQPEHLSDIKNIIKTTLKDRQLLLFSATLPEKTEAEARSLMQNPEVIKVSRDESVQSKVDHIYFTAEARDKIDLLQKLSRLDGAKAIAFVKDIGNAAVLAEKLMYKGLPLGILHGDSTKRERETAIKSFRTGELPMLLATDVAARGLDIEGVTHVIHYDLPETVEQYVHRSGRTGRNGADGTVVSLVTEREERELKQICRGLKVELHKKRFYKGEIVESK; encoded by the coding sequence ATGAACGACACATGGTCATTGCTGACAGAAGCGAAGCCATTTTTACAAGAGGCATGGAAGAAAGCAGCATACACAAACCCGACAGCGATACAGGAAAAAGCGATACCAATGATATTGGATGGACGTGATGTTATCGCTGAATCCCCAACCGGTACAGGAAAAACTCTTGCTTACCTGCTTCCGCTTTTAGAGCGCATCAATTCAGAAAGCAAGGGAGTTCAAGCGTTAATTATGGCTTCTTCGCGCGAGTTAGTCATGCAGATTCATCAGGAAATTCAAAAATGGTCGGAGGGAAGCGGCATTTTAGGAGCTTCTTTCATCGGCGGAGCAAATGTGAAAAGACAGCAGGAAAAGCTGAAAAAGCGTCCGCAGATTATTGTCGGTACGCCGGGCCGTGTCTCTGAGCTTATTAAACAAAAGAAAATCAAAATGCATGAAGTAAAAACAATCGTACTTGATGAAGGAGATCAGCTGCTTCAGCCTGAACATTTATCAGATATTAAAAACATCATTAAAACAACATTGAAGGACAGACAGCTCTTGCTTTTCTCGGCAACTCTCCCGGAAAAAACGGAAGCAGAAGCGAGAAGCCTGATGCAGAATCCTGAAGTTATCAAAGTCAGCAGAGATGAAAGCGTGCAGTCTAAAGTCGATCATATCTATTTCACTGCAGAAGCCAGAGATAAAATTGATTTACTTCAAAAGCTCTCAAGATTAGATGGAGCTAAAGCGATCGCATTTGTTAAAGACATCGGAAATGCAGCTGTTTTAGCAGAAAAGCTTATGTACAAAGGATTGCCGCTTGGCATTCTTCACGGGGATTCTACAAAGCGAGAGCGGGAAACAGCCATCAAAAGTTTCCGTACAGGAGAGCTACCGATGCTCCTCGCTACAGATGTAGCAGCAAGGGGCCTCGATATTGAAGGGGTTACACACGTTATTCATTATGACCTTCCCGAAACAGTTGAGCAGTATGTTCACCGCTCGGGCAGAACAGGACGAAATGGAGCAGACGGAACGGTCGTTTCGCTTGTAACAGAACGAGAAGAGCGTGAACTGAAGCAAATCTGCAGAGGATTAAAGGTTGAGCTTCATAAAAAGCGTTTTTATAAGGGCGAAATTGTAGAATCTAAATAA
- a CDS encoding FAD-dependent oxidoreductase, with the protein MTKQKLVVVGNGMAGARCVEEIINTDAEAFDITIFGSEPHITYNRILLSTVMQGSMTTINDHNWYAKHNIQLFTGEK; encoded by the coding sequence ATGACTAAACAAAAATTAGTAGTAGTAGGAAACGGAATGGCGGGGGCTCGCTGTGTGGAAGAAATTATTAATACTGACGCCGAAGCGTTTGATATTACCATTTTCGGAAGTGAACCGCACATTACCTATAATCGAATTTTACTATCAACAGTTATGCAGGGCAGTATGACTACAATAAATGATCATAATTGGTATGCAAAACATAATATACAGCTGTTTACAGGTGAAAAGTGA
- a CDS encoding FAD-dependent oxidoreductase, protein MDIDTLNQIIQTDKERELSYDKLILATGSVPFFLPVPGADKEGVIPFRTIEGCRKMIESSLQYKKAVVIGGGLLG, encoded by the coding sequence ATGGATATCGATACTTTGAATCAAATCATTCAAACAGATAAGGAGAGGGAGTTATCCTATGACAAGCTAATTCTTGCCACTGGTTCTGTTCCTTTTTTTCTTCCTGTCCCAGGAGCTGATAAAGAGGGAGTAATCCCTTTTCGCACAATTGAAGGTTGCCGGAAAATGATTGAAAGTTCGCTTCAATATAAAAAAGCGGTAGTTATTGGAGGAGGATTATTAGGCTAA
- a CDS encoding YfhD family protein, whose amino-acid sequence MGRANSQHSRSKSKNNLAQVPKNLKKESDGVYEEYSAELADQADKTAQARAKAADERQGK is encoded by the coding sequence ATGGGCAGAGCAAACAGCCAGCATTCTAGAAGCAAAAGCAAAAATAATTTAGCGCAGGTTCCAAAAAACCTTAAAAAAGAATCTGACGGAGTTTATGAAGAATATTCGGCTGAACTCGCAGATCAGGCAGATAAAACGGCTCAAGCAAGAGCTAAAGCTGCAGATGAGCGTCAGGGAAAATAA
- a CDS encoding YfhE family protein, with protein sequence MADKRKREKTRNSLSGAQEVTYSREFKRADRAGGYINSKSSH encoded by the coding sequence ATGGCTGATAAAAGAAAACGCGAAAAAACCCGCAATTCTTTAAGCGGTGCACAGGAAGTAACCTATTCAAGAGAATTTAAAAGGGCTGACCGTGCAGGCGGATACATAAACAGCAAATCGAGTCATTAA
- a CDS encoding GNAT family N-acetyltransferase has product MLKKRDIQDSQPLYDQMVHPDVFPFVRHKAASIDEYLFLTKQTIEAEERGELISRTILDEWGSPIGTISLFDIQDNAGFLGTWLGKPFHGKGYNQAAKDAFFNELFFELDIERIFLRIRKKNIRSTKAAEKLPYVVNANETRKPLLDEINQGEDIYNLYEISKDLYTFYTMRTAASPEEQHLKEA; this is encoded by the coding sequence ATGCTAAAAAAACGTGATATTCAAGACAGTCAGCCGCTCTATGATCAAATGGTTCACCCTGATGTCTTCCCTTTTGTGCGCCACAAAGCTGCATCAATTGATGAATATCTATTTTTAACAAAACAAACGATTGAAGCAGAAGAGCGCGGGGAATTGATTTCACGTACCATTCTCGATGAATGGGGCTCTCCAATCGGAACGATCAGTTTATTTGATATTCAGGACAATGCCGGGTTTCTAGGAACATGGCTTGGGAAGCCATTTCACGGAAAAGGCTATAACCAGGCTGCTAAAGATGCTTTTTTCAATGAACTCTTTTTTGAGCTTGACATTGAACGGATTTTTCTCCGCATCAGAAAGAAAAACATCCGCTCAACAAAAGCCGCTGAAAAGCTGCCTTACGTAGTAAATGCCAATGAAACAAGAAAACCTCTTCTGGACGAAATCAATCAGGGCGAGGATATTTATAACTTATACGAAATTTCAAAAGACCTATACACCTTCTATACAATGCGTACTGCTGCATCGCCAGAGGAACAGCATCTTAAAGAAGCGTAA
- a CDS encoding amidohydrolase, translating into MDSFLFRNATIYPVTSKPLYQSDLYVSRGKIMAIGKQLPCPEGTKIIDCKEQFLFPGFIDVHTHLGLYDEGTGWAGNDANETIEVLSPHIRALDGVHPLDQGFKDAVQYGITTVHIMPGSANVIGGTTSVIKTHGVNIKDMIVVETAALKIALGENPKRIHSHGNKDSITRMGIMGMLREAFYKAQCSKEPDDFRSISIRKVLNREIPVRIHAHRADDILSAIRFAEEFNLDFRIEHCTEGHLIADEFIGKKIKVSVGPTLTRKSKVELKNKSWLTYQALADRGVEVSITTDHPYTPIQYLNVVASIAVREGFEEKLALEAITITAAKNLLIDDRTGSLEIGKDADIVLWSHHPFHYLAKPELTMINGKIVFQKT; encoded by the coding sequence ATGGATAGCTTTTTATTTAGGAATGCAACAATTTATCCTGTTACATCAAAACCACTTTATCAATCCGATCTCTATGTTTCCCGCGGTAAAATTATGGCAATCGGCAAACAGCTGCCATGCCCGGAAGGAACTAAAATAATCGACTGCAAGGAGCAATTTTTGTTCCCTGGCTTCATTGATGTTCATACACATCTTGGCCTTTATGATGAAGGTACAGGATGGGCAGGAAATGATGCCAATGAAACCATTGAAGTGCTCTCTCCGCACATTCGCGCTCTTGACGGGGTTCATCCTCTTGATCAAGGTTTTAAGGATGCCGTTCAGTACGGCATTACCACCGTTCATATTATGCCTGGAAGTGCAAATGTGATCGGAGGCACAACATCTGTCATTAAAACACATGGCGTAAATATTAAGGACATGATCGTCGTTGAAACAGCCGCTTTGAAAATCGCACTTGGGGAAAATCCCAAACGTATTCACAGTCATGGCAATAAAGATTCCATTACGAGAATGGGTATTATGGGGATGCTCAGAGAGGCTTTTTACAAAGCACAGTGCAGCAAAGAACCAGATGATTTCAGATCGATTTCCATCCGCAAAGTGCTTAATCGCGAAATACCGGTACGTATTCATGCTCACCGCGCAGATGATATCCTTTCAGCCATCCGATTTGCTGAAGAATTCAATCTTGATTTCAGAATTGAACATTGTACAGAAGGACATCTTATTGCAGATGAGTTTATAGGCAAAAAAATAAAGGTTAGCGTAGGTCCTACGCTAACAAGAAAGTCTAAAGTAGAGCTTAAAAATAAAAGCTGGCTTACTTATCAGGCATTAGCAGACCGCGGCGTTGAGGTCTCCATTACAACAGATCATCCATATACACCTATTCAGTACTTAAATGTTGTGGCATCCATCGCCGTAAGAGAAGGTTTTGAGGAAAAATTGGCGCTAGAAGCCATTACCATTACTGCTGCCAAAAACCTGTTAATTGATGACCGGACAGGGAGTCTTGAAATAGGAAAAGACGCAGACATAGTGCTATGGAGTCATCACCCTTTTCACTACCTTGCAAAGCCCGAGCTGACAATGATTAACGGGAAAATCGTCTTTCAAAAAACCTGA
- a CDS encoding TIGR01777 family oxidoreductase, with protein MKIAIAGGTGFVGKKLTDYLLENGNEVLILSRSKKESQKSGLRYVEWMSEDAAPERELDGINAFINLAGKSINDRWTEETKKQIVESRVKTTREVYRIIENLETKPEVLINASAAGIYGTSEDEIFTEESHPIGSDFLSETVIKWEQEAARISELDVRTVITRFGIILGEKGALPSIILPYKLFAGGTVGSGTQWLSWIHINDVVKLIHFLLLQKSIEGPVNAASPNPVQMKDFGKTVAKVLHRPHWIPAPSFALKLALGEKSILVLEGQRVIPKVALENNFQFSHSVLKEALSDILKSS; from the coding sequence ATGAAAATTGCGATTGCTGGCGGAACCGGTTTTGTAGGCAAAAAGCTCACGGACTACCTCTTAGAAAACGGAAACGAAGTGCTGATATTAAGCAGATCGAAAAAAGAAAGCCAGAAATCCGGGCTTAGATACGTTGAATGGATGTCAGAGGATGCAGCTCCGGAACGCGAACTGGATGGAATAAATGCTTTCATTAACCTTGCAGGAAAATCAATTAATGACCGCTGGACAGAAGAAACTAAAAAACAGATTGTTGAGAGCCGCGTTAAAACGACACGTGAAGTATACAGAATCATTGAAAATTTGGAAACAAAGCCAGAAGTGCTGATAAACGCCAGCGCAGCAGGAATTTACGGGACATCGGAAGACGAAATATTTACAGAGGAATCACATCCGATTGGATCAGACTTTCTCTCAGAAACGGTTATTAAATGGGAGCAGGAAGCAGCCAGGATATCAGAGCTTGATGTGCGGACTGTAATTACGCGCTTCGGTATTATATTAGGAGAGAAAGGCGCTCTTCCTTCTATTATACTGCCTTATAAATTATTTGCTGGAGGAACGGTTGGCTCCGGCACACAATGGCTGTCTTGGATTCATATAAATGATGTAGTGAAACTTATTCACTTTTTGCTTCTTCAAAAATCGATTGAAGGTCCTGTTAATGCAGCATCTCCAAATCCTGTTCAAATGAAGGATTTCGGAAAAACGGTTGCCAAAGTGCTGCACCGTCCTCATTGGATTCCTGCTCCAAGCTTTGCTTTAAAGCTTGCACTCGGAGAAAAAAGCATTCTTGTTCTTGAAGGACAGCGGGTGATTCCGAAAGTCGCACTGGAAAATAACTTTCAATTTTCACATTCAGTGCTTAAAGAAGCTCTATCTGACATATTAAAATCCTCATAA
- the recX gene encoding recombination regulator RecX yields the protein MPIITKITVQKSSEERFNVFLNEGSGEKFAFSVDQNVLLKFGLRKGLELDEMEILEIQYGDSVKKAFNKAIEYLGFRMRSEKEVADMLLKKEYEEAVVSEVMHQLRHYEYVNDEEFADAYIRTHWKTGGKGPGVMKQELSLKGISKDIAEKALLQYSKEDQVEQAMVHAEKVVRKETKISTVKIKQKVEQTLMRKGFSYDVISIVKEELMYENNDDEEWNSLVLQAEKLKRKYAKGAQAQYKMKMKQALYRKGFSIENIDRYLNEEEQD from the coding sequence ATGCCAATAATAACGAAAATTACGGTTCAAAAAAGCAGTGAAGAGCGTTTTAATGTCTTTTTGAATGAGGGCAGCGGCGAAAAATTCGCATTCAGTGTCGATCAGAATGTCCTTTTAAAATTCGGTCTTAGAAAAGGTCTTGAACTGGACGAGATGGAAATCCTGGAAATTCAATATGGAGATTCAGTGAAAAAAGCGTTCAATAAAGCCATTGAATATTTAGGATTCCGAATGCGCTCTGAAAAAGAAGTAGCGGACATGCTGCTGAAAAAAGAGTATGAAGAAGCCGTTGTTTCTGAAGTGATGCACCAGCTGCGCCACTATGAGTATGTAAACGATGAAGAGTTTGCAGATGCATATATCCGCACGCACTGGAAAACCGGCGGAAAAGGTCCTGGTGTAATGAAGCAGGAGCTTTCATTAAAAGGCATCAGCAAGGACATTGCCGAAAAAGCTCTTTTGCAGTATTCAAAAGAAGATCAAGTGGAACAAGCGATGGTCCACGCCGAAAAGGTCGTTCGGAAAGAAACGAAGATCTCAACTGTAAAGATTAAGCAAAAAGTGGAACAGACACTTATGAGAAAAGGCTTCAGCTATGATGTCATCTCTATTGTAAAAGAAGAATTAATGTATGAAAATAATGATGATGAAGAGTGGAATTCCCTTGTTCTTCAGGCAGAAAAACTGAAAAGGAAGTATGCCAAAGGAGCACAGGCTCAATATAAAATGAAAATGAAGCAGGCTTTATACAGAAAGGGTTTCTCAATTGAAAACATCGACCGTTATTTAAACGAAGAAGAGCAGGATTGA